A genomic window from Silene latifolia isolate original U9 population chromosome Y, ASM4854445v1, whole genome shotgun sequence includes:
- the LOC141634498 gene encoding uncharacterized protein LOC141634498, producing the protein MSSSNSPCAACKFLRRKCTQECVFAPYFPPDQPQRFANVHKVFGASNVAKLLNELAAAQREDAVNSLAYEAEARLRDPVYGCVGLISLLQQRLKQVQSDLITAKKELATYIGPSALMAAAPMFPPGGYNAAAAAAVANANVMGGYNMGNMMVGPSHQNAQQLMEAQQMAVAMKEEQEMMRNWEQQQQFMRFNSGGSGGFCGTYEVGSGAVVTAAANVDSPGGGFNQMGSPSLALGGGSGGGAFDQNAAVAYAHLQQPPHADVDEPLGQLLLLQQPESQQTGEIAQAIPLHSLHEQEQPPQPPGQHLMLHHHHHHIHHEQHDHDHQHHDHHRQHDHHPHHHHHQRSGSEEKRGTGTTNVGPSC; encoded by the coding sequence ATGTCGTCGTCAAATTCACCGTGTGCAGCATGTAAGTTCTTACGGCGCAAGTGCACGCAGGAATGTGTGTTTGCCCCGTATTTCCCGCCAGATCAACCGCAAAGGTTTGCTAATGTGCACAAGGTGTTTGGGGCCAGTAATGTGGCGAAGCTGCTGAACGAGTTGGCGGCAGCGCAGAGGGAGGATGCGGTGAACTCGTTAGCGTATGAGGCGGAAGCAAGGTTGCGGGATCCCGTGTATGGATGTGTGGGTCTGATTTCGTTATTGCAGCAAAGGCTAAAACAGGTGCAGAGTGACCTCATCACGGCTAAGAAGGAGCTGGCTACTTATATTGGACCGTCTGCGCTTATGGCTGCTGCGCCGATGTTTCCACCAGGGGGGTATAACGCGGCTGCGGCTGCTGCTGTTGCGAATGCTAATGTGATGGGGGGTTATAATATGGGGAACATGATGGTAGGACCGTCTCACCAGAATGCGCAGCAGTTGATGGAAGCGCAGCAGATGGCTGTGGCAATGAAAGAGGAGCAAGAGATGATGAGGAACTGGGAGCAGCAGCAACAGTTTATGAGGTTTAACAGCGGTGGCAGTGGCGGGTTTTGTGGAACGTATGAGGTGGGAAGTGGAGCGGTGGTTACAGCAGCTGCTAATGTTGATAGTCCTGGTGGTGGGTTTAATCAGATGGGGTCGCCTTCATTGGCATTAGGTGGTGGCAGTGGTGGTGGTGCATTTGATCAGAATGCGGCCGTGGCGTACGCTCATCTGCAACAGCCGCCGCATGCAGATGTCGATGAGCCACTCGGTCAACTGTTACTGCTTCAGCAACCAGAATCGCAACAAACAGGAGAGATTGCTCAGGCTATTCCTTTACATTCACTTCATGAACAAgaacaaccaccacaaccacctggTCAACATCTcatgcttcatcatcatcatcatcatattcacCATGAACAACATGATCATGATCATCAACATCATGACCATCATCGGCAACATGATCATCATccccaccatcatcatcatcaaaggTCTGGGAGTGAGGAAAAAAGGGGTACTGGTACTACTAATGTGGGTCCATCAtgttga
- the LOC141629481 gene encoding protein FAR1-RELATED SEQUENCE 5-like, whose translation MGDGSSTASTVTRRVKITRIGCRAYVRFALLHGLDGPAMIDEFSEVHNHRLTSVCNKDLDKISRSLDMFQKTLILNNSKLNIGAGLTFRQVKELVNGYENIGATLIDFKNFQRDIKCYIGLRDPDLFIDRLEKLKATQPQFYFAYDVDSQNRLTKFFWADATCIRNYSFFGDAVSFDPTYGTNKYDMVFTPFTGVNHHRKSVLFAGCLLLHEDDISFQWTFQHFLTAMGQKEPKFMITDQCPGIKKVPNRYGPAAIHTRRCDDYNSDHSFPELKTELPIEKHGAIIYTHAVFKVFQEEVMVADSCGVDDFEKEEHVRIIHAYCVGVQGPRDGDSVGLHSSSSHYPPSEQARNKSSGKRLKSAKQQAIEKAAKPKRLCAYCKERVTHDRRTCPLRIADEAVEKAAKKKKV comes from the exons ATGGGTGATGGTTCGTCCACAGCTAGTACAGTTACACGACGAGTTAAAATCACAAGAATTGGATGCCGAGCGTACGTCAGATTTGCCCTTCTACATGGCCTTGATGGCCCAGCTATGATTGACGAGTTTTCTGAAGTCCACAATCATCGTCTCACCTCTGTCTGTAACAAAGATCTCGATAAGATTTCACGATCCCTTGATATGTTCCAGAAGACGCTTATCTTGAACAACTCCAAGTTGAATATTGGCGCTGGATTGACCTTTAGACAGGTTAAGGAACTTGTCAATGGGTATGAAAATATCGGTGCTAcattgatagattttaagaactttcaaagAGATATCAAGTGCTACATTGGGTTAAGAGATCCTGACCTTTTCATCGATCGACTCGAGAAACTCAAAGCGACCCAACCCCAGTTCTACTTCGCCTATGATGTTGATTCGCAAAATCGTCTAACAAAGTTCTTTTGGGCTGATGCTACATGTATTAGAAACTACTCATTCTTTGGGGATGCTGTAAGCTTCGACCCTACTTACGGAACcaacaagtatgatatggtttttacaccatttACAGGTGTTAATCACCACAGAAAGTCGGTGTTGTTTGCCGGTTGTCTCCTGTTACACGAGGATGACATCTCCTTCCAATGGACCTTTCAGCATTTCTTGACTGCCATGGGACAAAAAGAGCCGAAGTTCATGATCACGGATCAATGCCCTGGCATAAAGAAG GTTCCAAATCGCTATGGACCAGCCGCTATACATACACGaaggtgcgatgattataacagcGACCACTCATTCCCCGAGCTTAAGACAGAATTACCTATAGAAAAGCATGGCGCTATTATATACACACATGCTGTGTTCAAGGTGTTTCAAGAAGAAGTAATGGTTGCCGATTCATGTGGTGTTGATGACTTTGAGAAGGAGGAGCATGTGCGCATAATTCAT GCATATTGTGTGGGTGTACAAGG ACCAAGAGATGGAGATTCTGTTGGGCTGCACTCGTCGTCAAGTCACTATCCACCCTCcgaacaagcacgcaacaagaGCAGCGGAAAAAGATTGAAGTCAGCTAAACAACAGGCCATTGAAAAAGCAGCCAAGCCAAAGAGGCTATGTGCATACTGCAAAGAAAGAGTTACCCACGACAGGAGAACATGCCCTCTTCGCATAGCTGATGAAGCTGTTGAGAAAGCAGCTAAAAAGAAAAAAGTTTGA